The Candidatus Poribacteria bacterium DNA segment TGACCAATCACCCGGCTGAAGACAGTGGACCTGATTGGTCCCCGGATGGGCTGCAAATTGTATTCACTTCTGACCGTGACAGAAACGATGACGGCACCAAAAACGTAGAAATCTATGTCATGAATGCTGATGGGACTAACCCTATTAACATCACCAATCACCCAGCTAGAGACAGTAGTCCCTCATGGGGATCTGTCCGTCCCTTAGGCGTTTCTTCAAATGGGAGACTAGTCACCTCATGGGGAAAAGTCAAGCGCATCAATACCTACGGAGTGAGGTAGAATCTATGAGAAGCTTGGTAGATAGATAAAGGAGGAAAACGATGAAATACGCATGGCTCAAACGCAGGATATATGACTACTATCTTATCAAAGGTCTCTTTGCTCTCGCTGTGAGTCTCCTTTTGACACCAATAAGTTTGGCACAACTCGCTGATACTAGGATTGCCTTTGAGTCTACCCGGAGTCGGCATTGGATTGCCGAAATTTACATGATGGACCCTGACGGGGGACAAATCCAACAACTTACCGACGAGCCGAAATATGATGGCGCCCCAGCTTGGTCACCCGATGGGAAGCGGATTACCTTTGTATCATATCGAGATCTGAAACAAATTCCTGAACGTGGGGTTATCCGCGGTGAAATCTATGTGATGAATGCCGATGGCACCAATCTCATCAATCTGACCCGATCAGTAGACAGAGCGGAGAGGGTTTCTACCTGGTCCCCGGACGGAAAACAGATTGCCTTTACATCGGCTGAACTCTTCAATGGGCATACCCTCGTCAACTCGGATATTTTCGTGATGGATGTAGATGGAGGGGATTCTATTAACCTCACCAATCATGACGCCTTAGACCAGACTCCGGATTGGTCTCCGGACGGGAATCGGATTGCATTCTCCTCTCTCCGCGATGGAAACTGGGAAATCTACCTGATAAACGCTGATGGGACTAACCCCATTAACATCACCAATCACCCAGCGAAAGACGGCAGACCGGATTGGTCTCCGGATGGACAGCAAATTGCATTCACTTCTGACCGTGACGGCAACTTAGAAATCTATATAATGAACGCTGATGGGACTAACCCTATTAACCTCACCAATCACCCGGCTGAAGACAATAGGTCCTCTTGGTCGCCGGATGGAACGCGGATTGCCTTCGATTCTAACCGGGACGACCCATTCGGAGAAATCTATGTGATGAAAGCCGATGGAACGAATCCCATTAACATCACCCAGAACCCCGATGATTGGGACCTTTCCCCCTCATGGGGACCTGCTCCCGCCTTAAGTGTTGCCTCGAATGGGAAATTGGCAACCGTATGGGGAAAAGTCAAGCGCCCCAACACCTACACGATGAAGTAGAATCTAGGGGGCACCTAGCATAAAGGAGGGAAGCTGCTGCTTCATGTATTCTCTCATTCGGTTTCTGACGTTTTGGGGTGAGTAAAGGTTGTAGGGAACAACGAGCGTTGTTCCCTACTTTACCATGTCAAAAGAACTAGGGGTTCCTGTATTCATAAAGCATAATGTGAGGGATCAATGATTTACCGAATAATATGCACCCGATTCCCGCCTCGGAGTGTCTCATCCGGCATCGGGATCGGCGTTTCGATGAGGGCGATGAACCGTCCGTCCGCACTGATGGCAATCGTATCGTAGGGGAGCTGCCCCTCCGTGCGATAGGTATAGAGATACTTAGAGAGACCACCTCCCGCCGCATTGAGATCAAAGACAGAGATACCGTGAAGCTGCTCCTCAACGTTTCGTCCTCGCTTGGATACGCTGATAACGGCATATCGTCCTATCCCATCAACCTGCAATCCTTGCGGCATATTTTCCAATGTCCACTGCCACATCTTCTCCCCTGACCACCCATGAGCGAACAGGGTCATCCCATTCGGGTGGGCCGAAGGGGGACGTTGCGCGCCTTTCTGCAAATGGTACGGAATAAAAGTGTCGC contains these protein-coding regions:
- a CDS encoding PD40 domain-containing protein, giving the protein MKYAWLKRRIYDYYLIKGLFALAVSLLLTPISLAQLADTRIAFESTRSRHWIAEIYMMDPDGGQIQQLTDEPKYDGAPAWSPDGKRITFVSYRDLKQIPERGVIRGEIYVMNADGTNLINLTRSVDRAERVSTWSPDGKQIAFTSAELFNGHTLVNSDIFVMDVDGGDSINLTNHDALDQTPDWSPDGNRIAFSSLRDGNWEIYLINADGTNPINITNHPAKDGRPDWSPDGQQIAFTSDRDGNLEIYIMNADGTNPINLTNHPAEDNRSSWSPDGTRIAFDSNRDDPFGEIYVMKADGTNPINITQNPDDWDLSPSWGPAPALSVASNGKLATVWGKVKRPNTYTMK